A genomic window from Verrucomicrobiia bacterium includes:
- a CDS encoding type VI secretion system tube protein Hcp yields the protein MAGVLASGPTFDGYLEITGIPGDAEEVSHQDWIRIHGFSNRVDADPAIRRPAFEGICISKSTDRATPLLLQHCARGTRLSQARLEFVTADPERLRFYSISLTNVLVRSIQSSGTAARTARPGGEEICLTFSAIQWSYTEWSRSGMPAAEIRAWWDLAAGRGGADEAPGFRLMGTMAGFSEIELTWLARAGRTYHVLGGSHVSGPYEPVQIMVVSASGPASVRLPFSGGHLFIWVRESGSGAP from the coding sequence GTGGCGGGTGTTCTGGCTTCCGGGCCGACTTTCGATGGTTATCTGGAAATCACCGGAATTCCCGGCGACGCCGAGGAGGTGTCCCATCAGGACTGGATCCGGATCCACGGCTTTTCCAACCGAGTGGATGCGGACCCTGCCATCCGCCGCCCAGCCTTCGAAGGCATCTGCATTTCCAAGTCCACCGACCGGGCGACCCCGTTGCTGTTGCAACATTGCGCGCGCGGGACCCGGCTGTCGCAGGCACGATTGGAGTTCGTAACGGCGGATCCGGAACGTCTGCGCTTCTACAGCATCTCGCTGACCAATGTGCTGGTCAGGAGCATTCAGTCCTCGGGAACCGCAGCGCGGACCGCGAGACCTGGCGGCGAAGAGATCTGTCTGACCTTCTCCGCGATCCAGTGGAGTTACACGGAGTGGAGTCGGTCCGGAATGCCCGCTGCCGAAATCCGGGCCTGGTGGGATCTGGCCGCCGGCAGGGGAGGTGCCGACGAGGCGCCCGGCTTCCGGCTGATGGGGACGATGGCCGGGTTCTCCGAAATCGAACTGACCTGGCTGGCGCGGGCGGGAAGGACCTACCATGTTCTCGGAGGCTCCCATGTTTCCGGCCCGTATGAACCCGTCCAGATCATGGTGGTTTCGGCCTCCGGACCAGCCAGTGTTCGGCTCCCGTTTTCTGGCGGACACCTGTTCATTTGGGTCCGGGAGTCCGGATCGGGTGCGCCCTGA